The following are from one region of the Methylophilus sp. DW102 genome:
- the ung gene encoding uracil-DNA glycosylase, with amino-acid sequence MLMTSTEKPGQLDPTWQAVLGAEFDQPYMHSLKAFLQQEKAAGKTIFPPGPLIFNAFNHTPFDKVRVVIIGQDPYHGPGQAHGLSFSVPAGIAQPPSLMNIFKEIEADLGVRMSGSGDLTPWADQGVLLLNATLTVQMANAGSHQNRGWEQFTDAAIAALNAQRTGLVFVLWGSYAQKKGAMIDPNKHLVLKSVHPSPLSAHRGFFGNHQFSKINAYLAAQGQAPINWQL; translated from the coding sequence ATGCTCATGACCTCAACAGAAAAACCCGGCCAACTAGACCCGACCTGGCAAGCCGTGCTTGGTGCAGAATTCGATCAGCCTTATATGCACTCGCTCAAGGCTTTTTTGCAACAGGAAAAAGCGGCCGGTAAAACCATTTTCCCGCCAGGCCCCCTGATTTTTAATGCCTTTAATCACACGCCCTTCGATAAAGTACGCGTGGTGATTATCGGCCAGGACCCTTACCATGGGCCGGGGCAAGCCCATGGCCTAAGCTTCTCCGTGCCTGCAGGAATCGCACAGCCTCCTTCACTCATGAATATTTTTAAAGAGATTGAAGCCGATCTTGGGGTGCGCATGAGTGGGAGTGGCGACCTGACACCTTGGGCGGATCAAGGGGTGCTGTTACTGAATGCCACCCTGACGGTGCAAATGGCCAATGCCGGTTCGCACCAGAACCGTGGCTGGGAGCAGTTTACTGATGCGGCGATTGCTGCATTGAATGCACAGCGGACAGGCCTGGTGTTTGTGCTGTGGGGCAGCTACGCACAAAAGAAAGGGGCCATGATAGACCCCAATAAACATCTGGTTTTAAAATCGGTGCACCCTTCACCACTCTCGGCGCACCGTGGTTTTTTTGGCAATCACCAGTTTTCCAAAATCAATGCCTATCTGGCTGCACAGGGCCAAGCGCCGATCAACTGGCAACTTTAA
- the rsmI gene encoding 16S rRNA (cytidine(1402)-2'-O)-methyltransferase, giving the protein MTQSGTLYVVATPIGNLGDITQRAISTLQLVDAIAAEDTRHTVGLLRHLGISKPLLAVHEHNEQQSAQGLIKRLQAGESIALVTDAGTPAVSDPGALVVHAVRQAGLAVVPIPGVSAVITALSAAGIAQPGFYFEGFLPASGSQRRKRLEILKTLPTTLVFYEAPHRIVECVTDLAAVLGGHRQLTLARELTKTFETIHTCGLAEAVAWLQADPNQQRGEFVLLVHADVQEKAEGLDEETLRILQRLLQDLPLKQAVALATDITGQKKNELYEAALAFKAANTHE; this is encoded by the coding sequence ATGACACAGTCAGGCACATTATATGTAGTTGCGACGCCTATCGGCAATCTGGGCGATATCACGCAGCGCGCAATCAGCACATTGCAGCTGGTGGATGCGATTGCCGCAGAAGATACCCGGCATACGGTGGGGTTGTTAAGGCATTTGGGCATCAGCAAGCCTTTACTGGCGGTGCATGAACACAACGAGCAGCAATCGGCACAAGGCTTGATCAAGCGCTTGCAGGCTGGGGAGTCGATTGCTCTGGTGACCGATGCCGGTACACCTGCTGTCAGTGATCCTGGTGCGCTGGTAGTACACGCGGTGAGGCAGGCAGGATTGGCGGTGGTGCCGATTCCAGGCGTGAGCGCTGTCATTACGGCATTGTCGGCCGCAGGCATCGCACAGCCCGGTTTTTACTTTGAGGGTTTTTTGCCTGCCAGTGGCTCGCAGCGGCGCAAGCGGTTAGAGATATTGAAAACGTTGCCAACCACGCTGGTGTTTTACGAGGCTCCCCATCGCATTGTGGAATGTGTCACTGACCTGGCCGCTGTGCTGGGTGGTCACCGTCAGCTGACGCTGGCGCGCGAGCTGACCAAGACCTTCGAGACCATACACACCTGTGGCTTGGCCGAAGCTGTCGCCTGGTTGCAGGCAGACCCCAACCAGCAACGTGGCGAGTTTGTCTTGCTGGTGCATGCTGATGTGCAGGAAAAAGCCGAGGGTCTGGATGAGGAAACATTAAGGATACTGCAACGCCTGTTACAGGATTTGCCCCTCAAGCAGGCGGTGGCGTTGGCAACTGATATCACTGGCCAGAAAAAAAATGAACTCTATGAAGCGGCGCTGGCGTTCAAGGCCGCCAATACTCATGAATAA
- a CDS encoding YraN family protein produces the protein MKLNQNNQGLAAEQAAARFLQQQGLTLVTQNYSCRYGEIDLIMHEKNTLVFVEVRLRSNRAFTSAADSIHYHKQQKLLRAAQYYLQSLNRQPPCRFDAILFDNSRYQSPEWIRNAIDT, from the coding sequence ATGAAGCTGAATCAAAACAATCAGGGATTGGCTGCGGAGCAAGCCGCTGCGCGCTTTCTGCAACAGCAGGGCCTCACTCTGGTGACACAAAATTACAGCTGCCGCTATGGCGAAATTGACCTCATCATGCACGAAAAGAACACGCTGGTGTTTGTAGAAGTGCGCTTGCGCAGCAACCGGGCATTCACCAGTGCGGCCGACAGTATTCACTATCACAAGCAGCAAAAACTGCTGCGCGCCGCGCAGTATTACCTGCAAAGCCTGAATCGCCAGCCGCCCTGCCGGTTTGATGCCATTCTGTTTGACAACAGCCGCTACCAATCGCCAGAATGGATTCGTAATGCAATCGACACATAA
- a CDS encoding TlpA disulfide reductase family protein: MLFNMLRIGWLSLWLLSSMSETLAQEVTRDWVMQDMAGHKHQLSQYKGRWLVVNYWAPWCPPCLEEMPELVTFYDAHVNQNVMVLGVAVQYESVASVKKYADDMLISYPVVLGEAQKPTAHKPEVLPTTYIYAPDGRLYQVKRGALSRAWLEQLLKESAFNVPVKP; encoded by the coding sequence ATGTTATTTAACATGTTGCGCATCGGATGGCTGAGTCTATGGCTATTATCAAGCATGAGCGAGACCCTGGCGCAGGAGGTGACCAGGGACTGGGTGATGCAGGATATGGCTGGTCATAAACATCAGCTTTCCCAATACAAGGGGCGTTGGCTGGTGGTGAATTACTGGGCCCCCTGGTGTCCGCCCTGTCTTGAAGAAATGCCTGAACTGGTGACGTTTTATGATGCCCATGTTAATCAAAACGTGATGGTGCTCGGAGTGGCGGTCCAGTATGAGTCTGTGGCCTCAGTCAAGAAGTATGCCGATGATATGCTGATTTCTTATCCGGTGGTGCTCGGTGAGGCGCAAAAGCCGACGGCTCACAAGCCTGAAGTTTTGCCGACCACCTATATTTATGCGCCAGATGGCCGCTTGTATCAAGTTAAACGCGGCGCGTTGAGTCGCGCCTGGTTAGAGCAGTTACTCAAGGAATCCGCGTTTAATGTCCCCGTAAAGCCCTAG
- a CDS encoding BON domain-containing protein, producing MIKKLSLIALVLLTVQLTGCFPAVVGGAAVGGSMAADRRTSGIYVEDENIELKTMKRMSQYMDKASHINVTSYNRIVLLTGEVPNAGQQAQAETLTREISNVRSIHNALTIGFASSISDRTNDAYITTKVKARFVSENLFPANVVKVVTEAGVVYLMGIVSEKEANDAVEIARSTEGVSKVVKVFEYTN from the coding sequence ATGATCAAAAAACTCTCACTGATCGCATTGGTATTATTGACCGTGCAATTGACAGGCTGCTTCCCGGCTGTCGTTGGCGGTGCCGCAGTCGGTGGCTCAATGGCGGCAGACCGTCGCACCTCAGGCATTTATGTTGAAGACGAGAATATTGAACTCAAAACAATGAAGCGCATGTCGCAATATATGGATAAAGCTTCACATATCAATGTGACCAGCTATAACCGCATCGTGTTGCTGACTGGCGAAGTGCCTAACGCCGGACAACAAGCCCAGGCTGAAACGCTGACCCGCGAAATCTCAAACGTACGCAGCATACACAATGCCTTAACCATAGGCTTTGCCTCTTCTATCAGTGACCGCACCAATGATGCTTACATCACCACCAAGGTCAAAGCCCGTTTTGTCAGCGAAAACCTGTTTCCGGCCAATGTCGTTAAAGTCGTGACCGAAGCCGGTGTGGTTTACCTGATGGGCATCGTTTCTGAAAAAGAGGCCAATGATGCCGTTGAAATCGCAAGAAGTACCGAAGGCGTGAGCAAGGTGGTCAAGGTTTTTGAATATACCAACTAA
- the pyrC gene encoding dihydroorotase, whose amino-acid sequence MTTKITLTRPDDWHLHLRDGEGLKAVLPDTAKQFARAIVMPNLRPPVTTAEAALAYYQRIKQALPAGMVFEPLMTLYLTDNTPASEIAAARQSGVVHAVKLYPAGATTNSDSGVTSLQKCAAALAEMEKQGMPLLIHGEVTDGDVDVFDREKVFIERHLQPLLKDFPGLKVVFEHITTQDAAEFVAAGPANLAATITAHHLLMNRNAMFTGGIRPHHYCLPVLKRETHRAALVKAATSGSPKFFLGTDSAPHPKSAKEASCGCAGMYTAHAAIELYAEAFEEAGALDKLEGFASFYGPDFYHLPRNTTQVTLHKQSWLVPESIPFADDALVPLRAGQTVAWKLV is encoded by the coding sequence ATGACAACCAAAATTACCCTCACCCGTCCCGATGACTGGCATTTGCATCTCAGAGATGGCGAAGGCTTGAAAGCCGTATTGCCCGATACGGCTAAACAGTTTGCACGCGCCATCGTGATGCCTAACTTGCGGCCACCTGTGACCACCGCCGAGGCCGCGCTGGCTTACTATCAGCGCATTAAACAAGCCTTGCCAGCCGGCATGGTGTTCGAGCCCTTGATGACGCTTTACCTCACAGATAATACGCCTGCCAGTGAAATTGCTGCGGCACGTCAATCTGGGGTGGTGCATGCGGTCAAACTGTATCCGGCGGGCGCTACGACCAACAGCGACTCAGGCGTGACCAGCCTGCAAAAATGTGCAGCCGCATTGGCCGAGATGGAAAAGCAGGGCATGCCCTTGCTGATACACGGTGAAGTCACCGATGGCGATGTCGATGTGTTTGACCGTGAAAAAGTATTTATCGAGCGCCATTTGCAACCGCTGCTCAAGGATTTTCCTGGCCTTAAAGTGGTGTTTGAGCATATCACCACGCAAGACGCCGCCGAGTTTGTGGCGGCCGGGCCAGCCAATCTGGCCGCCACCATCACCGCCCATCATTTGCTGATGAACCGCAACGCCATGTTTACTGGTGGTATCCGTCCGCATCATTACTGCCTGCCGGTGCTTAAGCGAGAAACGCATCGCGCCGCACTGGTCAAAGCCGCGACCTCCGGTTCGCCCAAATTCTTTTTGGGGACAGACAGCGCACCACATCCAAAATCTGCCAAAGAAGCTAGCTGTGGCTGCGCAGGCATGTATACCGCGCATGCGGCGATTGAGCTATACGCCGAAGCCTTTGAAGAAGCAGGCGCGCTGGATAAGCTCGAAGGTTTTGCCAGCTTTTATGGCCCGGATTTTTACCATCTGCCACGCAATACCACCCAGGTGACCTTGCACAAACAAAGCTGGCTGGTGCCTGAGAGTATTCCTTTTGCGGATGATGCGCTGGTGCCCTTGCGCGCCGGGCAGACTGTGGCGTGGAAGCTGGTTTAA
- a CDS encoding diguanylate cyclase, whose product MLSSLGRGIIAIIIAVLSIGLVQASPQSIEGVWSLVHAYKGGQGPQQFLSDPLRQKYAPVATVSPRGGHYLYIASFEIKTNNTYVVDFKNTSTIEYFQHQVYDEQGHEVAKLEGGIGRRIENPFFLRHGRSVNLAPGKYVLATQLISTNYLAIPEPYLDDEASYMHAIKRGNALTLFGLGVFWGLGIYYTVLATSRNRKVEAMYAIFIAGNFLFNSAALLVLSDLFNLHSIYWASMPILFSSIAYILFVMHLLEINPYQHKRLYAAGRVILVVMVLFLLLAIAFPNWALEFCRYEVGLFLCYGLATAIRQSQRKNATAKRYLIAISLFFVSGIITISLSKMHQQFDLYIEHLGLVSVAIEVVLLALVLSFQFAQLHKEKEEALEALGMTEKVANSDALTSLPNRYAFVKALDRLPMQSSLTFIDLDGLKFYNDHYGHARGDELLICFAKKYQHYLGSTLILYRLGGDEFAVLSHKGEVVVVERALQEAVENMRREGFEFSGASAGSAYYYEVDNISEFMRLADMRMYENKRVRKIQ is encoded by the coding sequence ATGTTGAGTAGCTTGGGCAGGGGGATCATAGCGATCATCATCGCTGTGCTGTCCATTGGCTTGGTGCAGGCCTCTCCTCAATCGATAGAGGGTGTCTGGTCGCTAGTCCATGCCTATAAAGGCGGGCAAGGTCCCCAGCAGTTTCTCTCTGATCCACTGCGTCAAAAGTACGCGCCTGTTGCGACGGTGAGTCCGAGAGGCGGGCATTATCTTTATATTGCTTCGTTTGAAATCAAGACAAACAACACGTATGTGGTTGATTTCAAAAATACCAGTACCATAGAGTATTTCCAGCATCAGGTGTATGACGAGCAAGGGCATGAGGTGGCGAAGCTGGAAGGGGGGATTGGCCGTCGAATTGAGAATCCCTTTTTCTTGAGGCATGGCCGCAGTGTCAATCTGGCACCAGGCAAATATGTTTTGGCCACGCAACTGATTTCTACCAATTATTTGGCGATTCCCGAGCCTTATTTAGATGATGAGGCCAGCTACATGCATGCCATCAAGCGTGGAAATGCGCTGACGCTGTTTGGCTTGGGGGTCTTTTGGGGGTTGGGCATCTACTATACGGTACTGGCGACCAGCCGTAATCGTAAAGTGGAAGCCATGTATGCCATTTTTATTGCGGGTAATTTTCTTTTTAACAGTGCCGCCCTGCTTGTCCTTTCCGACCTGTTTAATCTTCACTCCATCTATTGGGCTTCGATGCCAATACTGTTTTCCAGTATTGCGTACATCCTGTTTGTGATGCATTTGCTGGAAATCAACCCGTATCAACACAAGCGACTCTATGCGGCGGGGCGGGTGATTTTGGTGGTGATGGTCTTGTTTTTGTTGTTGGCCATTGCTTTCCCCAATTGGGCATTGGAGTTTTGCCGCTATGAAGTTGGGCTGTTTTTATGCTATGGGCTGGCTACGGCCATCAGGCAAAGCCAGCGTAAAAATGCCACTGCCAAACGCTATTTAATCGCGATTAGCCTGTTTTTTGTGTCGGGCATTATTACGATCAGCCTCAGCAAAATGCATCAACAGTTTGATTTGTATATCGAACATCTGGGCTTGGTGAGTGTGGCCATTGAGGTGGTATTGCTGGCATTGGTGCTTTCTTTTCAATTTGCCCAATTGCATAAAGAAAAAGAAGAGGCATTAGAGGCGCTGGGAATGACGGAGAAAGTAGCCAATTCGGATGCTTTAACCAGCCTGCCTAATCGCTATGCGTTTGTAAAAGCGCTGGATCGGCTACCCATGCAGAGTAGCCTGACCTTTATTGATCTGGATGGACTTAAGTTTTATAACGACCATTACGGGCATGCACGTGGAGATGAGTTGCTTATCTGCTTTGCAAAAAAATATCAGCATTATTTAGGCAGTACGCTCATCTTATATCGACTGGGTGGGGACGAGTTTGCCGTATTAAGCCACAAAGGTGAGGTGGTCGTTGTAGAGCGGGCGCTGCAAGAGGCGGTTGAAAATATGCGCCGTGAGGGGTTTGAGTTTTCCGGAGCCAGCGCAGGGTCCGCCTATTATTATGAGGTTGATAATATCTCTGAGTTTATGCGTTTGGCGGATATGCGCATGTACGAAAATAAGCGCGTGCGCAAAATACAATAA
- a CDS encoding DUF3579 domain-containing protein: METQEIIIQGITLAGKPFRPSDWVDRMCSTYASFGVDKKLRYSPYLKPKLVNNVRSLSVDMKLKDVNPAGFEQLMQFAKENQLSVINPAGEAVNI; encoded by the coding sequence ATGGAAACTCAGGAAATTATTATTCAAGGCATCACACTGGCGGGGAAACCTTTCCGCCCGAGCGACTGGGTAGACCGTATGTGCAGCACCTATGCCAGCTTTGGCGTTGACAAGAAGCTGCGCTACTCGCCCTATTTGAAACCAAAACTGGTCAACAATGTACGCAGCCTGTCTGTGGATATGAAGCTTAAAGACGTGAATCCGGCTGGCTTTGAGCAGCTGATGCAGTTTGCAAAAGAGAACCAGTTGAGCGTGATCAACCCAGCCGGCGAAGCAGTCAACATTTAG